GAGCCTCGGTGAACCCGGAGGCCACCGAGGGGGAGCCGGCAGCTGCGCGACCCGGCACTAGGGCTGTCTGAGGCTGAAGCCACTCTGTTTTATCTTTTCAACATTTTTTGTTAAatagcaggtccacccacccacttGGGTGTTTAGGTGTAATGTAATGAACTCTGGCCTTAGGCCTGTTTTATCCATGATGTAAATATTTCGTGAGTGTTTGcgttttgctttctgtttttcgAGCCGTTTTCTTGCTCGCCCCCCTCTTTGGGCCTCTCCCCCGCGAGTCGAATAGCCGGGTTCCGGTCTATGACAAGGAGTTCGGTCCTAGGAAGGAGCACGCGGTACTTAGGCTTTTCAAACGGTGAGCGTGAACGAAACACCCACCGGGCCGGCTGGCGGCAACCGGCAAAGCCGGCTATcgagcagccggtcgtgcggTAAGTTAAGGTGGCGGGGCcgggttggccaatccggtggacCCAACTTAGTATTTCGCAATGTGTTGGTGCTTTGGCCCATGTTTCTCGCCGGCCAACAACCGAAGCCGGTTCTGTGGCATAGGGTGAAGTGGAGGGTCGCGGCAACTTGAACATGCCGAGATGTGCTAAGGAAGGCggcgggtggtggccaagccagccagcccccgagcccccgggTTGAGCGAGTCAACCCGGCGGTGGCGGTTTTTTGAGAAAAAATGCACAAACGTGTGGAACACAATAACTTGGCTGGAAAGGGCAGCCCACGAGCGTCGTTCGAGGATCGACCCCATAGTTTTTCATGCGGATACAAAAGGTAGTGATACATATGTGCACACGGCTAACTGTAAAATGAGCGGAGGAGCTCTGCATTCCACGGCCAGGTTGTTTCTTCGCCGGCGGTGTCTCTCTTGCACTTGTTCGTCTTACGggcatcgatgaggtagtaggcgttGCGGTCACATAGGgccttgctgacgatgaaggggccttcccatgGGGAGGCCAATTTGTGCTGACTGGCTTGCTGCTGGATAAGCCGAAGGACGAGGTCTCCCTTGCGGAACGCGAGGGGAttgatcttcttgctgtggtagTGCCTTAGGCCCTACTGGTAGATGGCAGATTGGCTAAGTGCCAAAAGGCATACTTCCTcgagtaggtcgacgccgtcttcgcAGGCTTCCTTGGCTTCGGCTTCGGTGTACATCCCGACTCgcggtgagtcgaactcgatgtcggttgggatgacgaCTTCTGCTCCGTAGGCaaggaagaacggggtgaacccgATCGACCGGTTTGGCGTTGTTTGTAGACTCCAGAGGATAGCCGGCAACTCATCAAGCCAGCTGCAGGGTGAACGGACGAGCAGCTCAACAAGCCGcggcttgatgccggataggatGAGGCTGTTGGCCCGCTCGACCAGACTGTTGGACTGAGGGTGGGCCACGGAGGCCAAGTCGACGCGGATGCCGGAGATGGAGCAATACTGCGCGAGCGCGCCCTTGGTGAAGTTGGTGTCATTTTCCGTGATGATGATGTGCGGGATGCCGTGGCGCACCACGATGTCCTTAACGAACCGGACGGCCGTCGGCCCGTCCAACTTCTTGATTGGTCGtgcctcgatccacttggtgaacttgtccaccgccaccAGCAAGTGCGTCATGCCGCCTCGAGTGGTCTTGAAAGGCCctaccatatccagtccccagaccgcgaagggccaggtGATCGGGATGGTTCACAGTGCTGAAGCCGACTGGTGGCTGCGCTTGCTAAAGCGCTGGCATCCCTCACACTTGAGGATAAGCGACTCGGCGTCTTAGAGGGCCGTGGGCCAATagaaaccatggcgaaaagccttggccaccaaGGACCTCGAGGCGGCGTGGTGCCCGCACTCGCCCTGgtgtatgtcgaggaggatctCTATGCCCTTGTCCTGCTCGACGCAGCGTTGGAAAACACCCGTCGAGCTGTgcttgacgagctcgttgttgatgatgttgTAGGCGGACGCCCGACATTGCACTTGCCGGGCCTTGGTTTCGTCCATGGGGAGGACTCCGTTCTCCAGGAACTCTGAGATTGGCAGGGCCCATGATGGAGCCGTCACTATGGCAAAGACGGCCACCGTGGCGGGCTCTGGAGCAGCAGCCCCCGGGTTGGGGATGACGGCAGTCGGGTTGAGCATGGCAGCCCCTGGGCTGGGTTCAGCAGTccccggtgtcggtgtcaaaactggcagatctcgggtaggggtcccgaacaacgcgtctaaggatcaaaggtaacaggaggcaggggacacaatgtttacccatgtttgggccctcttgatggaggtaatcccctacttcctgcttgattgattgtcagcgtcctgggaacgggggtccccagacttgccttcctgcggcccacggcgtggctccaccagtggccctgtacggcccatcttcaccagcaaacactcaagaccctcgcgaggggtcgagcctcgcgaggcggacgacgcaagacctcctcgggggcggcctcaccagggcTGGCTCGCGatgggtggagagatcaaggcaaggggcacctcacgaggttcctgtgacgcaagccatggcGACTGGGGCCAGGCGGGctccagcgcgcacagtgtcctcgtttcctctttggtgctaaagaggcaagcgtaggcgaggagtcccgaggcatcaggcaaaggtttccatatcagtgcaacaagaccaagaccagcaggacagcgggacggaggtcaccgtggagcccaggacggcgtcaccaccagagcctttggcaggcaaagaccacctttagtcaggataacttgtactagttgtctcctttcaaatttggccgttgtggcatcccttctcgccagcatttgggaagaggaccagggcctctataaatagggctagccaccatagtaggaggcaactgatcggaggccattcagatcatcctcatccacacaaactcaccaagcacaagagcacctctcctcaggaggctgttcttcccttgtaactattcttcctcagcccaagaggcaatccaccacaccacactggagtagggtattacaccacatcggtggcccgaaccagtataaatcttatgtccctttgttctgcgagttcgacgcgctgagccttgagatcgcggcgagggagagtgctagggggaggagagatcttcgtgcgcaccccagtgttcgaacctcaagggttttgccagaacccgaaatccgacatttggcgcgccaggtaggggtgcgtcgaagcCTCTCTTCCATCAGCAGACCTGCCAGTACTCTACAGTGCCGATGACCGGCGACCTGAGGGCCAACGTTGACCACTGGGCGGCCTGGCCAGCCCGTGTGGCATCGACCTCCCAAGAAGACCCCAACTCCGCGCCTCGGGCAGCACGCGCGCCGCTAAACGCTGCGGGGAGCGGGCGGCGCGGCCCAACGCCGTCCACCCTTACCCCGCGGCGCGCGCGGGcagccgcaagggcctcaagcTACGCCGCGGCAATGGCGCCGCACACCCTGCGGGAACAAGCGAACACGAGGGCCGCACTCATAGTGGCACGGGAGCTGTTgcggtgccgactgatggagaATGGCTGAGATGCATTGTTGGAGCTCGTCGCCGAGCTATTAGATGCCGCAGCCAGGGGAGCGCCGCCTTTCTGCTCCTTGCTTATGCCTCAGGTTGCGGCCTGATCGCACGGCGGGCCTTGCCGCGCCCGCGAGCCCCCGGGCGCACCAGGAGGTTTCGTCGACATCGGCGCAACCAGCGGCGCCAGACGCCCAACCGCACCTGTGCCACCCCCGATAGGCGCAACACGAGCGTTGCCACCCATGGCCCCTGCAGGATGCCGCCCTACCATCCTCAGGGTGGCACACCGGGCCGGGTGACATGGAGCGCGGGGCACTTCGGCGAGGTTTTCGGGGCGACGGCTTCGGAGACCTACGTGCCCTGCATGATGGACCAGGAATACACGCCGGAAGATAATcctggctcgttcctcgagcCAGGCTGGGAAGAGGAGGTGCTAGAACTTGAGGCCTTCCATGAGCCACCCGGGAGCCTCGCCGACCATGCCGATGACAACagctacagggtaccgctaatctctcaggagcaggcttacgctaaccatgggtcgcaagTGGATTAGGTCACAGCGATGGACGACGGCCCCAGCACGGCAGTCCCCCTTCCACCAAGGGGAGCGCACTTGGGGATGCAAGGAAGGATCCGGGAGCAAGACCCCTCCCCGCATCGCATGGAGCAAGGCGTCGCCCGGAGATAGGCCCTCTGTCGGGGAGGCGCTGGTGAGCCATCCCCCCGGAAGAGGGCCCGTGGTCGCCGCTAGcatcccctttgccccttggcatcgtcctggtttccagacgccccaatggtggtcgagggtggcgcaaggcggggccctcgtctggtgatatgaagcaaggctcacgcctgtgaaggtctccgctcgtgacactctcacgtaataatgagtggggttgtacacgccccggagtgccgccctcgggcctcgggggctcccgctgagggagtcctggactaaggggtcctcgggcgtccggcctgttaactatgggccggactgatgggctgtgaagatatgaagaccgaagacggcacccgtgtccgaatgggactctccttggcgtggaagacaGGCTTGGCGActggatatgtagattcctttctttgtaaccgaccttgtgtgaccctagatcctcccggtgtctatataaaccggaggacttagtccggagggggagATACCCattcatagtcatacaggctagacttctagggtttagccattacgatctcgtggtagatcaactcttgtaatactcatattcatcaagatcaatcaagcaggaagtagggtattacctccatagagagggcccgaacctggtaaacatcgtgtcccctgtctcctgttaccatcgaccttagacgcacagttcgggaccccctacccgagatccgccggttttgacaccgacattggtgctttcattgagggttccactgtgccatcgatGATAGGATCGATGACTCGCCTCGTCTTTAAAGACAATATCACCGCCAGAGGAGAattggccccaggccaaaccctccggctgggcggctttaccatgaccgcccgttcggcggCTAAGCCAAAGATGACCTCTCGGGCCTTCGAAAATCCCCTTCGTATCGACTccaaacactccaagcagatggatctgGCGGATTTTTTGTCTTTAAACGAGCTCc
This genomic window from Aegilops tauschii subsp. strangulata cultivar AL8/78 chromosome 4, Aet v6.0, whole genome shotgun sequence contains:
- the LOC109750412 gene encoding uncharacterized protein, with product MLNPTAVIPNPGAAAPEPATVAVFAIVTAPSWALPISEFLENGVLPMDETKARQVQCRASAYNIINNELVKHSSTGVFQRCVEQDKGIEILLDIHQGECGHHAASRSLVAKAFRHGFYWPTAL